CGATTCCGTCTGCAGAAGCTCCTATCATTTCTCCGGCTTCTCCTGCGATAATCATTGCAGGATTATACTTGTACTGTTCCAGTGTCTGAAAAAATACCGTCTTATCCATGCTGTATCCAAGAATCACACTTCCACTTGCCGGCCATGCAAGTGTACTGTTTTCATCAAAATAAACTTGTTTTGCCGGTGCTGCTGTCTCTGTCTGTGTCTCTGCGCTTTCATTCGTACCTGTCTCTGATCCATTTTCTGCGGATGTATCTTCTTCGGCCTGCGGCAGAACAATATCATTGGTATTGGTTGTTCTGGTCTCTTCTGTAACGGTGTTGTTTTTTGCAAGCTGGCTTCCCGTTGCTCTTCGGTGATAGCTGTTGTATACAACGGCTCCCACGACAGATACTACAACGACGAAACAGATCACAATCGCAACTGACATTCCTTTACTTTTTAAGGAAGGCTTTTCATTGTTATTCATATTCATCACCTCTGGCTATATTTTTGCCAGAAGCACTGCTGTTTATTCTGGTTTTTCCAAAATTTCTTCGGAGTTTGTGATCGTTGTTCCCTCAAAGAAGAATTCCAGAATCTCTTTATAATTTTGACCGTTTTTCGCCAGTTCATTTGCCGTCCACTGGCTCATCCCAAGTCCGTGCCCTTTTCCCATTGTGGTGATTTTGAGTCCTCCTGATTCTTCCTGTATGGAAAATGCACTGGATGCAAGAGATAACGCATCTCGAAATTCATCTCCGCTGCAGACCGTGTTTCCAATCCGAAATTTGGAAACATATCCTGCAGAATCTTTTTCCTGGATTTCAAAATCTTCGAATTTCAGCGCTTTTTTGGCTTCTGCTTCTCCCTCTGCCGCTTCCAGGAACGACCGGCACTTTTTCTTGATCTCATCATACGAAAACTGATACACATGCATCTCGTCTTCCGCCTTCACATCCTCCAGACATTCTCTTGTCGCAAGATACGGATATGTATCCCCGCCGATCACTTCTTTTCCGCTTCTTGTCTTTCCGTTACTGGATTGATGATACGGAACCCAGGCATAAGAATCCTGATAAAAAAGCACTTGTGTCTCTGTTTCATCCAGCACCTCTCTTAATTTCTTATAATAATTCTCAAAATTTTCAGCTCCCCATTTTTTCTTCAATTCTTCCGGTGTCAGATATGCCTCTTTGAACACAACATCCTGTGCAGCCTGCTGATACAGCATGGTACGAAGTACTACTGCCTGTGCCTTCAGTGCCTCTTTTTCATAGGATGCTGGCATTGTTTTCCCTAAAATTCCCATCATGTATTCTGTCCACGGAACCGTCCTAACAGTCTTCTCACCGTCCTGATCTTCTGTTTCTGCCTGAACACAAGGTTCCTGCGACATTCCCAGTACATCGATTCCGTTTACAAAAACTGTGACTACATAGGGAAGCAATAACAGGATTGTCAAAAACGCTCCCGCTGATTTTAGTTTTTGATGTTTTATCTTCATAAAAAACCTCCATGATGCAGTATATGCACCATGGAGGTCTGATATCCTTTTATTCTTCTGCAGATGGTTTGTCATCTGTTTTCGGTTCTTCTTTTGTCCCGCCATACGTATAGCTGGAAGTCATCTGCTCATGCTCCGGTCTTGACAGTTCTTCCACCCTGCGGTATTCTCCCGGGATGATCTCTTCGTCTACTTTCTTAAACTCTCCGTCTACCGGATCCGCTGTATTCTGATCTTCTGCAGGCGTTTCCTCCTGCTTCGGCGCAGGAGCAGCCGGTGCCTCTTCCGATGTCTGCCGGGGCATCTCAGGTGCCGGCGCGATCGGCGGAGGTGTTGTCATAAACGGTGTTCCCAGATCCGGTTCTTTTCCCGGATTATACGGACGATTCCGCATCACAAACAGACAAATGGATTCATACAGCGGAAGTAATACTCCCAGAACCGCATGTGCAACTGCCATTCCCGGTGTTGTAAATTTCTCATAAATCTGACGGTTTACAAGAATTCGAAGCACACTGTAGACTGCATTGTACACTGTAAAAAATACAATGACGATAACTGTCACGATAATGATTCCTGTCACTGCGCCAAAGCTAAAGCCGCCGTAAGATGAGAAAACCACACCAAATCCAAGCACTACCCATATGACCACATACAGGATACCGGTAACGATGGAAGAAATAAATGGCAGTACGATCAGCCAGATTCCCGGATTCTTGATCTGTTTATTTTTCAGATGTACCGTTCCGCCAAGCTCTCCCTGAAGGTACGTTCTGGCAAATGGTACAAACGCCAGCCATGGATAATCCATTCCTTCTCTTTTTGCCATGTTGTACATTCCGATTCCGCGGAAAATATAGTTTACGACCGCAACGGTCAGTCCAACCAGTAATATGATCAGGTAAAACATCAAAATTCCTGTCAGAATACTTCCTCCCACCTCATGAGTGGACGGAGTATTATAGTAACTAAAGTCCTCATATGGCAATTCACTGTAAAATTCCATAGGCTTCCTCCTATTCTTCGACCGGCTTTACAAACACCTTCTTCAGTTTCCAGATATCATCCACATACTCTTCAATCGTTCTGTCAGAGGTGAATTTTCCACTGCTGGCAGTGTTCATCATCGCCATTTTGGACCATCTGTCCTTATCTTTATATGCTTCTTCTACTTTCTTCTGTGCATCTGCATAGGAACGGAAATCCTTCAGAATAAAGTATGTGTCAGGTCTGTCTGTACACTGTGTGTTCAGAAGTGAGTTATACAGATCTTTGTACATCTCGTGGTTTCCGTTTGCATAGGTTCCATCCATCAGCTGATCTACCACACGCTTGATCTCCCAGTCATTGAAGTAAATCTCTGTCGGATTGTATCCGCCATGATTTTCATAGTTGATAACTTCTTCTGAACTGAGTCCGAAGATAAATGCATTTTCAATGCCGACTTCATCCACAATCTCTACGTTGGCTCCGTCCATCGTACCCAATGTCGGCGCACCGTTGAGCATGAATTTCATATTTCCGGTACCGGAAGCTTCTTTGGAAGCTGTAGAAATCTGCTCACTGACATCTGCTGCCGCAAATAAAAGCTCTGCGTTGGATACACGGTAATCTTCGATAAATACAACTTTTAATTTGCCATTGATGCTTCTGTCATTATTGACTACATCTGCTACGGAGTTGATCAGTTTGATCGTCTCTTTTGCACGTTTATATCCGGCCGCTGCTTTTGCTCCGAAAATAAAGGTTCTCGGATAGAAGCTCACCTCCGGATGTTCTTTGATCTGATTGTACAGATACATTACATGCATGATATTTAACAACTGACGTTTGTACTCATGAAGACGTTTTACCTGTACATCAAAAATTGAATTCGGATCTACTTCAATTCCGTTGTGTTTTTTGATATACGCTGCCAAACGGACTTTGTTGCGGTATTTGATCTCCATGAACTCTTTTCTCGCCTGCTCATCATCTACATAGGCTTTCAGCTTTCCGATCTGGGCAAGATCAGTGATCCAGCCGTCTCCGATCTTATTCGTGATCCAGTCTGCAAGCAGCTGATTTCCGTGAAGCAAAAATCTTCTCTGCGTGATTCCATTCGTCTTGTTATTAAATTTCTCCGGCATCATCTCATAGAAGTCTTTTAACTCTTGGTGTTTGAGGATCTCCGTATGGAGCTTTGCAACACCATTGACAGAATATCCTGCAATGATCGCCATATGTGCCATTCTTACCTGACCATCATAGAGAATTGCCATCTTGCGTACCTTCTCTTCATTTCCAGGATATTTTGCACGCACCTCAATCAGGAATCTTCTGTCAATCTCCTGTACGATCTGATAAATACGCGGAAGCAGTCTGGAGAACAGATCAATCGGCCATTTTTCCAAAGCTTCTGACATAATCGTATGGTTCGTATATGCACAGGTCTTTGTTGTCACATCCCATGCTTCCTCCCATGTGAGCCCTTCCTGATCGATGAGAAGACGCATCAGCTCCGGCACTGCCACGGTCGGGTGGGTATCATTCATCTGAATCGCTACCTTTTCGTAGAGTTTACGCACATCACTGTGTTTCTTTTTATACTTTTCAAGCATTGTCTGCAAGCTTGCGGAAATAAAGAAATACTGCTGTTTCAGACGAAGCTCTTTTCCTGCATAGTGATTGTCATTCGGATACAATACATCTACGATCAGTTTTGCAAGATTCTCCTGCTCTACGGATTTGTGATAATCTCCTCTGTCAAATGCGTCCAGCTGGAAATCTGTGATTGCCTTTGCATCCCACACACGCAGTGTATTGACTACGTGATTACCGTATCCCACGATCGGCATATCATATGGGATTGCAAGTACGGATTCATAATTTTCCTGTACAAAGATATCTTTTCCTGTCTCCGGATCTTTGTCAAAATGTACATTTCCCCCGAAGCGCACTTCTTTTGCATATTCCTCGCGGCGCAGCTCAAACGGATTTCCTTCTTTGAGCCAGTTATCAGGTGTCTCCACCTGATAACCATTTTCTATTTTCTGCTTAAACATTCCATAGCGGTAACGGATTCCACATCCGTATGCCGGATAATTCAAAGTGGACAATGAATCCAGAAAACATGCTGCAAGTCTTCCGAGTCCTCCGTTTCCAAGTGCTGCGTCCGGCTCTTCATCCTCAACAACGTTCAGATCGATGTCCATCTCTTCCAGTGCTTCTTTGACCTCTTTGTATGCTGTCATATTGATCAGGTTATTGCCAAGCGCACGTCCCATCAGAAACTCCATGGACATATAGTAGACGGCCTTTGCATCTGCTTCATCATAAGCCTTCTGCGTAGCGATCCAGTCATCCATAATAATATCTTTTACGGCATAGGAAACTGCCTGAAATATCTGCTGTGGAGATGCTTCAGCAATATTTTTCCGATACAGAGTCCTTACATTTTCCCTGACTGCCTCTTTAAATGTTTCCTTTTCAAAACGTTTGCTGTACATGTCGATTATCTCCCTTCTTTTTCGACTCCCATGAAAACAGCTTCTCCATTAATCTTCCATTCTTTTACGAATCCGGCCGGCTCTGCTTTTTCTGCAGAAACTGCCAGAACCTCAGAACAGATCTGTGTACCGTTCGCTGCGAAGACTGCCTCTGCCTTTTCGCTTCCTTTGTAGGTCACTTTGATCTTATCCATCACTTCAAATCCGGCTTCTTTTCTCATTGTCTGGATCTTACTGATGATCTCTCTTACAAATCCTTCCTCCAGAAGCTCTTCTGTCAGATTTGTATCCAGAACAACGGTGATTCCATTGTCATTTTCAGAAACATATCCTTCAATCTGTGCAGTATCGATCAACAAATCTTCTTTGAACAGTGTTACTTCCTGTCCGTTAATATCCAGTTTCAGAGAACCTGTTTCGTTAATCTCATCCATTGCTGCATTGCCATCGAGCTGGTCTAACGCAGCTTTGATTCCACCCAACATTTTACCATATTTTGGTCCGACTGTCTTTAACTGTGGTTTAAAACTATAAGAAGTAAAGTCTCTTACATCATCTGTAAATTTTACATTTTTTACATTCAGCTCATCTGCCACGATCTCCTGATAAAATTCCGGCAGATCGAATCCTGCTTTCACGAACATCTGTCCGATCGGCTGACGGTTTTTGATGTTGGATGCGTTACGGCATGCACGGCCCATGACAACCAGTTTTAATACATTGTCCATATCTGCTTCCAGTTTTTCATCGATCAGTTCGTTCTGAACCTCCGGATAATCACAAAGGTGGATACTTTCCGGAGCGGATGCATCAACACTCTTCACCAGGTTCTGGTAGATTTCTTCTGTCATGAACGGGATCATCGGCGCAGCAACTTTCGATACTGTCACAAGCGCAGTGTACAATGTCATGTACGCATTGATCTTATCCTGTTCCATTCCTTTTGCCCAGAAACGCTCACGGCTTCTTCTGACATACCAGTTACTCATGTCATCCACGAAATCCTGCAGTGCTCTTGCACTTTCCGGAATTCTGTAGTTTGCCAGATGCTCATCCACTGTTTTTGTCAGTGTATTCAGTTTGGACAGAAGCCATTTATCCATGACTCCTAATTTATCATATTCCAGTGTATATTTTGTTGCGTCAAATCCATCAATATTTGCATACAGTACGAAGAATGCGTATGTGTTCCACAGAGTTCCCATGAATTTACGCTGTCCTTCTACAACTGCTTTTCCGTGGAAACGGTTTGGAAGCCATGGTGCACTGTTGCTGTAGAAGTACCAGCGGATCGCATCTGCTCCGTATGTCTCCAGTGCGTCAAATGGATCGACCGCGTTTCCTTTGGACTTACTCATCTTCTGTCCGTTCTCATCCTGCACATGTCCAAGAACGATAACATTCTTGTATGGCGCTTTGTTAAACAGCAATGTAGAAATCGCAAGCAGAGAGTAGAACCATCCTCTTGTCTGGTCTACCGCCTCGGAAATAAAGTCTGCCGGGAACTGCTGTTTGAACAAATCTTCGTTCTCAAACGGATAGTGGTGCTGTGCAAACGGCATGGAACCACTGTCAAACCAGCAGTCAATCACTTCCGGTACACGGTGCATCTGTTTTCCACACTCTGGACAAGTAATCGTCACATCGTCGATATATGGACGGTGCAGTTCGATATCATCCGGACAGTTATCAGACATCTCTTTTAATTCTGCAATGCTTCCAATAGAGTGCATATGTCCGCATTCACACTCCCAGATATTCAGCGGTGTTCCCCAGTAACGGTTACGGCTGATTCCCCAGTCCTGAACGTTTTCAAGCCAGTCTCCGAAACGTCCTTTTCCGATGTTTTCCGGAATCCAGTTGATTGTGTTGTTGTTTGCAATCAGATCTTCTTTTACAGCCGTCATCTTGATGAACCAGGACTCACGTGCGTAGTAGATCAGCGGAGTATCACATCTCCAGCAGTGCGGATAGCTGTGCTCAAATTTCGGAGCGTCAAAGAGAAGTCCTCTCTCATCCAGATCTTTGAGTACCATCGGATCTGCCTTTTTCACAAATACTCCTGCAAACGGAGTCTCTGCTGCCATATCCCCTTTTTCATCTACAAGCTGTACAAACGGGAGTTCATAATTTCTTCCGACATTTGCATCGTCCTCACCAAATGCAGGCGCAATATGAACGACTCCGGTACCGTCTGTCAATGTAACGTAGTTATCACATGTCACATAAAATGCTTTTTTATGCTGTTTCTCTGCACTGTCAGCTGCACACTGGTACAATGGCTCATACTCTTTGTATTCCAGATCTTTTCCTACATATGTCTCCAGAACCTCATAAGCCGGTGTTCCTTCTTCTGCAAGCTTTCCAAGAACCGTATTAAGAAGTGCCTCTGCCATGTAATATACATAACCGTCTGCTGCTTTTACTTTTACATAAGTCTCACTTGGATTTACACAAAGTGCAAGGTTTGACGGCAGTGTCCAAGGTGTTGTTGTCCATGCCAGAATGTATGCGTCTTCGTTTTTTACCTTAAATCTTACGATTGCAGAACGCTCTTTCACATCCTTGTATCCCTGTGCCACTTCCTGCGCAGACAACGGAGTTCCGCAGCGAGGGCAGTAAGGTACAATCTTAAATCCTTTGTAGAGGAGCTTTTTGTCCCAGATCTGTTTCAATGCCCACCACTCGGATTCGATGAAATTGTTGTCGTATGTTACATAAGGATGCTCCATATCTGCCCAGAATCCAACCGTGCTGGAGAAATCCTCCCACATTCCTTTGTATTTCCATACGCTCTCTTTACATTTGTCGATAAACGGCTCCAGTCCGTATCCTTCAATCTGATCTTTTCCGTCCAGACCAAGCAGCTTTTCTACTTCCAGCTCTACCGGCAGACCATGGGTATCCCATCCTGCTTTACGAGGAACCTTGTATCCCTTCATTGTGCGGTATCTCGGGATCATATCTTTGATAACACGTGTCAGAACGTGACCGATATGCGGTTTTCCGTTTGCTGTCGGAGGTCCGTCGTAAAAGGTGTACTCCGGACATCCTTCTTTTTCCTCCATACTTTTCTGGAAGATATCATGCTCTTTCCAGAATGCTTCAACTTCTTTTTCACGTCCTACGAAATTCATATCCGTGGAAACTTTCTTGTACATAGCGCTTTTCCTTTCTACTTTTCTTTTATTTTTCTGAGTTACTGTTTATGCTGTACAGGAACTGATGCTGCCTTCGTTTCTATAGTAAAAAAACTTTCGTCCTGTAATAGGACGAAAGTTTAAAAATCTTACGTTAACCACCTGTTACAACATACTTAGATATCATATTCTGATATCCGTTATATGCGTTCCTTTAACGGCGGAACCCCGTCAGCCTTTACTTCTCGCGGTTCAAGGACTGCAGCTCGAAAGTGATCTTCGGAAAAATCCTACTGATACCGGCCTTCCACCACCACCGGCTCGCTGAAACGTTCAGAAAGATCCTACTCTCTTTGTCATCGCTTTTTGATATTAAAATACAAAATTATTATAAGAAGAAACCAGAGAATAGTCAAGGGATTTCCTGCTACTCTTTTACTACATCCATTACAAATTCACTAAACTTATTTTCAATAATATAATTTCTTTATATAATAAGAAACAAAAAAACAACACCAACCGGTGCTGCCTCTCATTCCATCTGTATTTCCTGTACCTTCAAAACTGCATACAAAGAATCATCCATTTCCTATCACCTTGCTTGGTTATGCCCTCGACCTATTAGTAACAGTCAGCTCCATGCGTTACCGCACTTCCACCTCTGCCCTATCTACCTCGTCGTCTTCAAGGGGTCTTACTAACTTGACGTTATGGGATATCTCATCTTGAGGGGGGCTTCACGCTTAGATGCCTTCAGCGTTTATCCCGTCCCGGCTTGGCTACTCTGCTATGCATTTGGTAATACAACAGATCCACCAGCGGCCAGTCCACCCCGGTCCTCTCGTACTAAGGGCAGCTCCTCTCAAATATCCTACGCCCACGCCGGATAGGGACCGAACTGTCTCACGACGTTCTGAACCCAGCTCGCGTACCGCTTTAATGGGCGAACAGCCCAACCCTTGGGACCTACTTCAGCCCCAGGATGCGATGAGCCGACATCGAGGTGCCAAACCACTCCGTCGATGTGAACTCTTGGGAGTGATAAGCCTGTTATCCCCAGGGTAGCTTTTATCCGTTGAGCGATGGCAATCTCACTTTATACCACCGGATCACTAAGTCCTACTTTCGTACCTGCTCCACCCGTCGGTGTCGCAGTCAAGCTCCCTTCTGCCTTTGCACTCTTCGAATGGTTTCCAACCATTCTGAGGGAACCTTTGAGCGCCTCCGATACCCTTTCGGAGGCGACCGCCCCAGTCAAACTCCCCACCTGACATTGTCCCCCAGCCGGTTCACGGCTGCTGGTTAGAAATCCAATACTACAAGGGTGGTATCCCAACAGTGACTCCCTGACAACTGGCGTCATCAGTTCTCAGTCTCCCACCTATCCTGTACATGCAATATCGAATCCCAGTATCAAGCTGGAGTAAAGCTCCATGGGGTCTTTCCGTCCTGGCGCAGGTAACCAGCATCTTCACTGGTATTTCAATTTCACCGGGTGCATTGTTGAGACAGTGCCCAAATCATTACGCCTTTCGTGCGGGTCGGAACTTACCCGACAAGGAATTTCGCTACCTTAGGACCGTTATAGTTACGGCCGCCGTTTACTGGGGCTTAAGTTCAAAGCTTCGCCTTACGACTAACCTCTCCCCTTAACCTTCCAGCACCGGGCAGGCGTCAGCCCATATACCTCACCTTTCGGTTTTGCATAGACCTGTGTTTTTGCTAAACAGTTGCTTGG
This window of the Mediterraneibacter gnavus ATCC 29149 genome carries:
- a CDS encoding M23 family metallopeptidase — translated: MNNNEKPSLKSKGMSVAIVICFVVVVSVVGAVVYNSYHRRATGSQLAKNNTVTEETRTTNTNDIVLPQAEEDTSAENGSETGTNESAETQTETAAPAKQVYFDENSTLAWPASGSVILGYSMDKTVFFQTLEQYKYNPAMIIAGEAGEMIGASADGIVTNIEETAQTGVTVTLDMGNGYSAVYGQLKDVPLAIGDFVAQGQTVGYLSEPTKYYSVEGPNLYFEVTKDGEAKDPAVYME
- a CDS encoding SpoIID/LytB domain-containing protein → MKIKHQKLKSAGAFLTILLLLPYVVTVFVNGIDVLGMSQEPCVQAETEDQDGEKTVRTVPWTEYMMGILGKTMPASYEKEALKAQAVVLRTMLYQQAAQDVVFKEAYLTPEELKKKWGAENFENYYKKLREVLDETETQVLFYQDSYAWVPYHQSSNGKTRSGKEVIGGDTYPYLATRECLEDVKAEDEMHVYQFSYDEIKKKCRSFLEAAEGEAEAKKALKFEDFEIQEKDSAGYVSKFRIGNTVCSGDEFRDALSLASSAFSIQEESGGLKITTMGKGHGLGMSQWTANELAKNGQNYKEILEFFFEGTTITNSEEILEKPE
- a CDS encoding glycogen/starch/alpha-glucan phosphorylase — translated: MYSKRFEKETFKEAVRENVRTLYRKNIAEASPQQIFQAVSYAVKDIIMDDWIATQKAYDEADAKAVYYMSMEFLMGRALGNNLINMTAYKEVKEALEEMDIDLNVVEDEEPDAALGNGGLGRLAACFLDSLSTLNYPAYGCGIRYRYGMFKQKIENGYQVETPDNWLKEGNPFELRREEYAKEVRFGGNVHFDKDPETGKDIFVQENYESVLAIPYDMPIVGYGNHVVNTLRVWDAKAITDFQLDAFDRGDYHKSVEQENLAKLIVDVLYPNDNHYAGKELRLKQQYFFISASLQTMLEKYKKKHSDVRKLYEKVAIQMNDTHPTVAVPELMRLLIDQEGLTWEEAWDVTTKTCAYTNHTIMSEALEKWPIDLFSRLLPRIYQIVQEIDRRFLIEVRAKYPGNEEKVRKMAILYDGQVRMAHMAIIAGYSVNGVAKLHTEILKHQELKDFYEMMPEKFNNKTNGITQRRFLLHGNQLLADWITNKIGDGWITDLAQIGKLKAYVDDEQARKEFMEIKYRNKVRLAAYIKKHNGIEVDPNSIFDVQVKRLHEYKRQLLNIMHVMYLYNQIKEHPEVSFYPRTFIFGAKAAAGYKRAKETIKLINSVADVVNNDRSINGKLKVVFIEDYRVSNAELLFAAADVSEQISTASKEASGTGNMKFMLNGAPTLGTMDGANVEIVDEVGIENAFIFGLSSEEVINYENHGGYNPTEIYFNDWEIKRVVDQLMDGTYANGNHEMYKDLYNSLLNTQCTDRPDTYFILKDFRSYADAQKKVEEAYKDKDRWSKMAMMNTASSGKFTSDRTIEEYVDDIWKLKKVFVKPVEE
- the ileS gene encoding isoleucine--tRNA ligase, translated to MYKKVSTDMNFVGREKEVEAFWKEHDIFQKSMEEKEGCPEYTFYDGPPTANGKPHIGHVLTRVIKDMIPRYRTMKGYKVPRKAGWDTHGLPVELEVEKLLGLDGKDQIEGYGLEPFIDKCKESVWKYKGMWEDFSSTVGFWADMEHPYVTYDNNFIESEWWALKQIWDKKLLYKGFKIVPYCPRCGTPLSAQEVAQGYKDVKERSAIVRFKVKNEDAYILAWTTTPWTLPSNLALCVNPSETYVKVKAADGYVYYMAEALLNTVLGKLAEEGTPAYEVLETYVGKDLEYKEYEPLYQCAADSAEKQHKKAFYVTCDNYVTLTDGTGVVHIAPAFGEDDANVGRNYELPFVQLVDEKGDMAAETPFAGVFVKKADPMVLKDLDERGLLFDAPKFEHSYPHCWRCDTPLIYYARESWFIKMTAVKEDLIANNNTINWIPENIGKGRFGDWLENVQDWGISRNRYWGTPLNIWECECGHMHSIGSIAELKEMSDNCPDDIELHRPYIDDVTITCPECGKQMHRVPEVIDCWFDSGSMPFAQHHYPFENEDLFKQQFPADFISEAVDQTRGWFYSLLAISTLLFNKAPYKNVIVLGHVQDENGQKMSKSKGNAVDPFDALETYGADAIRWYFYSNSAPWLPNRFHGKAVVEGQRKFMGTLWNTYAFFVLYANIDGFDATKYTLEYDKLGVMDKWLLSKLNTLTKTVDEHLANYRIPESARALQDFVDDMSNWYVRRSRERFWAKGMEQDKINAYMTLYTALVTVSKVAAPMIPFMTEEIYQNLVKSVDASAPESIHLCDYPEVQNELIDEKLEADMDNVLKLVVMGRACRNASNIKNRQPIGQMFVKAGFDLPEFYQEIVADELNVKNVKFTDDVRDFTSYSFKPQLKTVGPKYGKMLGGIKAALDQLDGNAAMDEINETGSLKLDINGQEVTLFKEDLLIDTAQIEGYVSENDNGITVVLDTNLTEELLEEGFVREIISKIQTMRKEAGFEVMDKIKVTYKGSEKAEAVFAANGTQICSEVLAVSAEKAEPAGFVKEWKINGEAVFMGVEKEGR